The following are encoded in a window of Solidesulfovibrio magneticus RS-1 genomic DNA:
- a CDS encoding zinc ribbon domain-containing protein, producing MSEPRAPWTCPKCQAENDPDFTHCRLCGEKHPEGGDVEVACASCGTKHPGGSCCPLCGSKEFLQL from the coding sequence ATGTCCGAACCGCGCGCCCCGTGGACCTGCCCCAAGTGCCAGGCCGAAAACGATCCGGATTTCACCCATTGCCGGTTGTGCGGCGAAAAACATCCCGAAGGCGGGGATGTGGAAGTGGCCTGCGCCTCCTGCGGCACGAAACATCCGGGCGGGAGCTGCTGTCCGCTGTGCGGCAGCAAGGAATTCCTGCAACTCTGA